One window of Agromyces rhizosphaerae genomic DNA carries:
- a CDS encoding 1,4-dihydroxy-2-naphthoyl-CoA synthase: MVEQVSELFDAGEWADAAASVTGGAAFTDITYHHSLDGRIARVAFDRPEVRNAFRPHTVDELYAALEDARTNPRVGVVLLTGNGPSPRDGGWAFCSGGDQRIRGRDGYRYADGEEASGIDAARSGRLHILEVQRLIRFMPKVVIAVVPGWAAGGGHSLHVVCDLTVASAEHGRFKQTDADVGSFDAGYGSAYFARQIGQKFAREVFFLAEEYSAQRAHEMGSVNRVVPHADLEREAVSMARTILTKSPTAIRMLKFAFNAVDDGLVGQQVFAGEATRLAYGTDEAVEGRDSFLEKRDPDWAPFPWQF; this comes from the coding sequence ATGGTCGAGCAGGTCTCCGAACTCTTCGATGCGGGTGAATGGGCGGATGCCGCGGCATCCGTCACCGGCGGCGCAGCCTTCACCGACATCACGTACCACCACTCGCTCGACGGCCGCATCGCCCGGGTCGCGTTCGACCGCCCCGAGGTGCGCAACGCGTTCCGTCCGCACACGGTCGACGAGCTGTACGCGGCCCTCGAGGATGCCCGCACGAACCCGCGTGTCGGCGTCGTGCTGCTCACCGGCAACGGTCCGAGCCCGCGCGACGGCGGCTGGGCGTTCTGCTCCGGCGGCGACCAGCGCATCCGGGGCCGCGACGGCTACCGGTACGCCGACGGCGAGGAGGCCTCCGGCATCGACGCGGCCCGGAGCGGCCGGCTCCACATCCTCGAGGTGCAGCGCCTGATCCGCTTCATGCCGAAGGTCGTCATCGCGGTCGTGCCGGGCTGGGCGGCCGGCGGCGGGCACTCGCTGCACGTGGTGTGCGACCTGACCGTGGCATCCGCCGAGCACGGGAGGTTCAAGCAGACCGATGCCGATGTCGGCAGCTTCGACGCCGGCTACGGCTCGGCCTACTTCGCCCGTCAGATCGGCCAGAAGTTCGCGCGCGAGGTGTTCTTCCTCGCGGAGGAGTACTCGGCTCAGCGCGCCCACGAGATGGGCTCGGTCAACCGGGTCGTGCCGCACGCCGACCTCGAGCGCGAGGCCGTGTCGATGGCGCGCACGATCCTCACGAAGTCGCCCACGGCGATCCGCATGCTGAAGTTCGCGTTCAACGCCGTCGACGACGGATTGGTCGGCCAGCAGGTGTTCGCGGGCGAGGCCACGCGCCTCGCCTACGGCACCGACGAGGCGGTCGAGGGGCGCGACTCGTTCCTCGAGAAGCGCGATCCCGACTGGGCGCCGTTCCCGTGGCAGTTCTGA